The nucleotide window CGCGGCGCGACGGAATCTTCCCTTCCCAGTCGGGTACCGGCAGGTGCACGAAGAAGGGATGCACGAAGCGGCGGCACAACGCCAGGACCCGCGGCAGCTGCGGATGGCCCAGCGGAATCCGGATGACGCGGCCCGAGGAGCCGGCCAGGAGCCATCCACGCGGCACGTGGCGGCGCAGCGGCGACTGGAAGCGCGGAATGCGCAGCTCCACGGCGTCGACCGCCGACCAGGAGAGCTTGAAGCTGCGGTCCGACTGCCAGCGCCGCAGGGCCGAGATCCGTCCCAGCAGCAGGGCCGCGAGCGAGGTCACGCGGATGCCGTCGCTCTGCATCTCCACGCGGTGGATCGAGTCGAGCAGCATCAGCAGGGAGAGCAGGACCAGGGGAGCCAGCGCCGCCAGCCTCGGCCAGGTTTCGAGCGTCTCTCCCGGCGATTCGCCGGCCGCGGCGCCCGCCAGGAAGAGGATGAATCCCAGGCTCAGCGTCAGCCACAAGGGCGAGGTGACGATCTTGAAGGTGACGCGGGTCTCCACGCCGGGTGTCATGCCGCCCGCCGGATGATCAGCAGGGTGATGTCGTCGTAGCGGGCGGCCCCGCCGCAGAACCCGAGGATGCTCTCCTCCAACCGGTTGAGGCCCGTCTCGCTCTCCACGGCGCGCACCGTCTTCAGGCAATCGATGAGACGGTCCTCCCCGAACTCCTCCCCCGCGAGATTCAGGCTCTCGGTGGCGCCGTCGCTGTACAGCAGGAGGATCTCGCCGGGAGAGAGCGAGGTCTCGTGAGCCGGATAGGGAACGCCGCCCACCACCCCCAGGACCGGACCGCTCCCCTTGAGCCTCTCGACCTCTCCCGAGGTGCTGACCTTCATCGGCGGGTTGTGCCCGGCGTTGACGTAGCGCAGGACGCCGCCGGCGGGATCGATCTCGGCCAGGAAGAAGGAGATGAACTGGTTGGCGGACAGCGTCTGGGTGAGGCGGTCGTTGAGCACGGCGGCGATCTGCGACAGGGGGCGGTCCGCCTCGGCCAGGCCGCGCAGCATCGCCTGGAAGTGCGACATGATCATCGCCGCCGGCAGCCCCTTGCCCGCCACGTCCCCGACGGCCACCCAGAGGCGGTTCCCCTCGCGCGGCAGGAAGTCGTAGGTGTCGCCTCCGACGGTCCGGCAGGGGAGGTTGGTGCCCGCGATGTCGTAGCCGAGAAGCGGCGGACAGGAACGCGGCATCAGATTCCTCTGGATCTGGGCCGCCAGCTCCAGGTCGCGCTGCAGGGCCCGCACCGCCAGCGTCTCCTCGAACAGCCGGTTGTTCTCGATCTTCACCGCCGCCACGTTGGCCAGATTCGACAGGAGCCTCAGGTCGGCCGGGGTGAAGGAGTTGCTGCGGATGCGGCTGTCGACGTAGACCAGCCCGATCACCTCCCGGCTGTTCCACAGCGGCACGCACATGGCGGAGCGGATCCCCTGCGCCATGATGCTGGCCCCCTGCTCGAAGCGCGGGTCCTGCATCGCATCCGAAGTGAGGACCGACTGCTTCCCCTTGACGACCATGTCGGCGATGTGGCGGGAAAGGGTGATCTCCTCGGCGATGCCGCTCTTCTCGTCGCGCACCACCTTGGGCTCCAGCGACTGGCTGCTGTTCAGGAGCATCAGGCAGCCGCGCTCCGGCTTCACCGCCTGGAAGACCAGATCCATGATCGAATGGAGCAGATCGTCGAGTGGGGCCGTGGCCACCAGCTGCTCGCCCGCCTTCTGCAGGATTTCCAGAGGCAGCGCGGTGCGGCGCTCCGGCAGCAGCGAGGTGCCGCCCAGCGTCGTGGGGTCGGTGATCAGCTGCTCCACCGGGACGACCGTCGTCCCCGCCACCGGCGTCGGCTTGTCGGTAATCTCGACCCTTTGCTGGGGCTCGACGTTGAACCAGATCTGGGCGCTTCCCAGGGTGATCCGGTCACCTTTCTTGAGCACAACGGGGGAGCTGAGCTGGCGGTCGTTCAGCAGCGTCCCGTTCTTGCTCCCCGCGTCCCGGACCAGGTAGCGATCCCCTTCGCGATAGATCTCCGCGTGGACGCGGGAAAGAGACAGGTCGGCCAGGACCAGCTCGTTCTTGGAGGATCGGCCGATGGAGATCTTGGGCAGGTCCAGGTCTCTGCGGATCGCCTTTCCTTCCGCTGTCGTCACCACCACGAAATCCATGATTTGAGGCTCCGGGAGAGATCGCTGGCAGGCAGTATAGAGGGATGGGACGGCGGGATTCAACCGCCGGCTCCGGGGCTGGGGGTCGCTTTTGGTAAACGCCGTCGCGTCCCTGGCGGCGGGCTGACGCCAGAGGAGCGTCGCAGGGAACATTTGCGCAATTCTCTTGATTGCCAAGGTGCCTAAGGGTAGATTTACTGCCTCGCAAGCCTTTATTTGGAGCCTTTTCTGCGAAGCGCCCTCCGCATCGTGATGAGCCTCGTCCTGTCGGCGGCCGGCCTTTCCGCGGCCCTCGCCACCACCGTGAAGCCCTTGACCCTCTCCGAGATGGTGAAGCGCTCGCCGCGCATCGTGCATGGGACGGTGGTCGAGACGCACAGTCAGTGGGAGGAGGGAGGCACGCAGATCTATACCTACGTGACGCTGACGCCCAAGGAGATGCTCAAGGGGAAAGCACCCGCCGCCGGCGAAACCCTCACCTTCCGGCAGATGGGCGGTCGCGTGGGTGACCGGGTCATTTACGTTGCCGGGACCCCGCGCTTCTCGGTCAAGCAGGAAGTGCTCGTCTTCCTGACCGGCGACGATCGTGGCGGCTACTCGCAGGTGATGGGGATTTTCCAGGGGGCTTTCCGACCCACGGCGGGCGCCGGGCGCGGTGTGGAAGGGGTTTCCCCCGAAGCGATCGGCAGCCTCGTGCCCGGGAATGAGACGGTTTCCTCCGACGCGGGAGTGTCGCCTGCCGCAGGAACTTTCGACCAGTTCCTGCAGCGCATCCGCGGCCTGGTGCGGGACCAGGCGGAAGGTCGCGCTCCGTGAGGCGCGGTGCCGCAAGACCCGGAGCGTTCCTGCTGGCGGCCGTTCTGGCCGCCGCCTCGATCCGGCCGGCGACCGGTTACATCGCCATTCGCAACGAATCTTTCAGCAATCCGCCGGCGACCTGGCCCATCGCAAACCTGCCGCTTCCCACGCTGATCAGCTCGGCCGGTTCCGACAACGTGCCGGGCTCCGCCGACACCAACGCCATCATCGCCGCCGAGCAGAGCTGGACCGCCATCAACACCTCTTATTTCGCCTTCGCGGCGCCGGTCGTGGGAACGGGGACGGCGCTCAACAGCACCGACGGGAAGAACTCGATCTTCTTCGACGAAACCGGAGCCATCTTCGGTGCGGGGAGCAGCGTCATCGCCGCCACGAACGTCGCCTTCACCGCATCGACGGGAATAATCACCGACTCCGACCTGGTGTTCAACGGAACGCTGACCTTCTCCACGGCCACGCCCACGCCTGTCGACACCTTCGACATCCAGGGAATCGCGACCCACGAGCTGGGGCACATGCAGGGACTGGATCATCCCGGCATCGTCAGCGGGGTGATGTTCCCGATCGGCGCCGACGGCCAGCAGTTCCAGCGCAATTTGGACTCGGACGACCGGCTGGGTGTCTCGGCCCTCTACCCCGAATCGGCGGCCGGCTCCGGGATCGCGGGGCTGCAGGCGGGCGACGGTGATCTCGTCGCGGCCACCGGGAGCATCTCCGGGTTCACGCGGACCACGTCGGGGCTGGTGGTCCCCGGAGCCCACGTCGTGGCGCAGGACGCCAACGGGCTTGCCCTGGTCAGCGACATCTCCCGGATCGATGGAAGCTATCTGCTGACAGGACTGCTTCCCGGCGGCTACCAGGTCTTCGCCGAGCCGATGGACGGAGTCCTGATCGAGCAGGACGTCAACGTCAGCCTATTCATGAACGCCTTCTTCCCCTTCGTCACCACCTTCCTGGGAGGGAACGCTTCGCCCACCACGGTGACCGTCAGCGCCGGCGCCACCAGCAGCGGCAACGTCATCGACATGGGGGCGCCGTACGGCACCGAGACGGAGTCGAACGGCACCTCGGCTTCGGCCAATCCGGTGGCGCTCGAAGCCCTCACTTCCGGGCTGGTAAATCCGAAGGCCGACAACGACTTCTTCAGCTTCCCGGGGACGACGGGGGACATCATCACCATCGATGTAGACTCCAGTGGCGACGGCTGCCCTCTGGACCCGGTCCTGACGCTTCTCTCGACCAACGGGACGACCCAGCTGGCGACGAACGATGATTTCGATGGAAAGGGGAACGATTCGCGCGTCGGCGCCCGTCTGTCGGCCACCGGCACCTTTTTCGCCAAGGTGGTCGACTTCCCGACGGTGAACCCGAACTGTCCGGACGACGGGCCCGGCTCTTTCTATACCATCCACGTGAACAAGGCGATTCCCGAGACGGAGAACAACAATACCCAGCCGACCGCCAATGCGGCAGCGATCGGCCAGCGCCGTGGAGGGGTCATCTCGACGGCGTCCGACGTCGACTTCTACAGCTTCACGGTCAACTTCGGGGACCGGATCCTGGCGGAGGTGACCGCCAACCGCGCCGGATCGACCCTCAACCCGACCTTGATGCTGTTGGCCCCGTCTGGCGCGCTGCTCGCCCAGAGCCTCGATATCGGGGGCGGCGACGTCGATTCGCTGATCGACTTCACGTTTGTTCCGTCGGCGGACATTCCAACCCTCCCGGCCACTGTCGCCCTGCGCGTCTCGCAGGCCGCCGGGGCCGGTGCGGGCGCCTTCTACTCGCTGAACATCGCTACCGACTCGCTGAACACGATCTACAGCGGCACCAAGACGCTGGGCACCGGGCTGAACCCCCCGGTCAGCGCCGACATCTTCCCGAAGTTCATTACCCAGGGGGCCAGCTTCGACCTGATTGTGGCGGGTGAAGGAATTCCCCTCGATCCGGCCGACACGATCACCGTGTCCGGCATCTCGACGTTCCCCACCGCCGGACCCGATTTCGGCTCGGACCCTCCGACCGGGCTCGACTTCCTCGCCACCTCAGTCAACACCGCTTCGAGCGTCCCCGGTCCTCATACGATTTTCACTCAGAACGCCACGCTCAAATCGGCCATGCCCGGCGGGCTGGTGGTGACCCCTTCCGCCGTGCCGGCGGAAGCAGGTCCCATCGTCTACGACGGGACCCAGCTCAGTTTCATTCCTCCCACGGGCGGGATTGGGACCTGGAACGTCTATCGCGGCAACCTGCCTCTGGTGGATGGCAATGCGGACGGCCTTGCCGACAACTACGGAAGCTCCTTCGGCTGCACGCGGACCTCGCCGCTGGCGGCCGATCCCGCCGCACCCGCCGTCGGAGGCGGGTTCTTCTACCTGGTCGCCGAGCGCAACAGCCTCGGGCAGGGAAGCCTGGGCCAGGCCAGGACCAACGCCGGCGGTCTTCTGACGCGCCCCGCCTCTGCCCTGACTCCTGCCTGTCCCTAAACCACAGTTTGACGGCTAGCTCTTGAAGGGTTCGCCCCTCAGACGCGGGAAGGCGAGCTGGAAGTTCCGGCAGGTCTGCTCGCCCATCGCTTCGGGAGTGACGCCGCGGATCTCCGCCAGGCAGGCGACCACGTCCGCGGTCCTGGCCGGCTCGTTGCGCTTCCCCCGGTGAGGATGGGGGGAAAGAAAGGGGGAGTCGGTCTCGGTCAGCAGGGCTTCCGCCTGCAGATGGGCGGCGATTTCACGCAAGGCGGCCGAGTTCTTGAAGGTCAGGCTGCCGGAGAAGGAAACCCGGAAGCCATGAGAGACGGCGAACTCGGCCATCGCGGTGTTGCCCGAGAAGCAGTGGAATACGCCTCCCGCCTCGGAGGCCTTCTCCTCGGAGAGGATCCGCAGGGTGTCGTCGTGCGCTTCACGGGTGTGGATGACAATCGGGACGCCGCGCTCGCGGGCGAGGCGGATCTGGGCGCGAAAGACGTCCCGCTGCGCCTCCGGGGGCGAGTGGTTGTAATGGTAGTCGAGGCCGATCTCTCCCAGAGCCAGGAAGCGCGGATGCGAGGCCAGGGAGTCGAGCCGGTCGCGGATCGCCTCGGTCCAGTGGCGGGCGTCGTGCGGGTGCAGCCCCGCCGCGAAGAAGACGTCGGGATGGCGTTCCGCCAGATCGCGGGCCGCCTCGGCGTCTCCCACCATCGAGCCGATGCACAGCAGCCGCGTCATTCCCGCCTGCCGCGCCCGGGCCAGCACCGCCTCGCGATCGGCGTCGAAGGCTTCCAGGCAGAGGTGGGCGTGGGAATCGACGAACCGCATCGGCTCAGCGCACCGTGGCGCCGACGTTCACCGGCTCCTCGAAGGTGACGATCGTGGCCCTGCCGTCGGCGTCCTCAGCCGCCAGCAGCATGCCGCGCGACTCGACGCCGCGGATGGTGGCAGGCTTCAGGTTGGCCACCAGGACGATCTGCTTGCCTACCAGCGACTCGGGAGCGTACTTGTCGGCGATCCCCGAGATGATCTGGCGCACCTCGGTTCCCAGGTCGACCTGGAGCTTGAGGAGTTTCTTCGCCCCTTCCACCTTCTCGGCCGCGACCACCTTTCCCACCTTGAGCTGAACCTTGCGGAACTCCTCGATATCGATGCCGCTTTCTTCCACCGTGCTCTCCTTCGTCTTGGCCGGCGGCCGGCCCCCCGGCACGGGGCGGGGCGTTTCCGGCTGGCCGAGATAGGCTTTCTTGTCGATGCGCGGGAACAATCCGGCGCCGCGCGCGGTAAGCGCGCCGACCGGCAGCTTGCCCCATTCGAGCTCGCGCAGGCTGCCGGCGGAAGGATCCGCCTCGAGACCCAGCTGGCGCCACAGCTCGCGCGCCGCGCCGGGCATCACCGGCGAGAGAAGCTGGCCAAGAACGCGCAACGCCTCGCAGGCGTCGTAGAGGATTCCGGCGAGCTCGTTGCGGCGCGCCGGATCGCCGGCCAGCTTCCAGGGTTCGTGCTCCACCAGGAAGCGGTTGGTGGCCGAGACCAGCTCCCAGACCCGCGCCAGCCCGCCGCTGAAATCGTATTCTTGGAAACGCGCCACCATCCCTTCGCGCGCGGTGCGCCCCACGCCGGCCAGCGAGGACTCGGGGCGCCCGGCCCCCGGGTCCGGGATGGCACCGCCGAAGGAATTCTCCACCAGCTTGAGCGTGCGGCTGATCAGGTTTCCCAGATCGTTCGCCAGATCGGAGTTGGTCCGGTCGACGAGCGCCTCGTCGGAATAGCCCGCGTCCTGACCGAAGGCCATCTCGCGCATCAGGAAGTAGCGCAGCGCGTCGGGGCCGAAATCGTCCAGCAGCGCGTTGGGCTCGATCACGTTGCCGCGCGATTTCGACATCTTGCCGGAATCGGACAGCCACCAGCCGTGCGCCACGATGCTCTTCGGAAGCGGCAGGCCCGCGGCCATCAGGAATGCCGGCCAGTAGACCGCGTGGAAGCGGAGGATGTCCTTGCCCACCAGCTGCGCATCGGCCGGCCAGAAGCGCTGGTACAGCTTTCCCTCGCCGGCGAAATCCAGCGCGGTGACGTAGTTCGCCAGGGCATCGAACCAGACGTAGAAGATGTGGCGCGGATCGTCGGGGAACGGGATGCCCCACTGGAAGGAGGTGCGGCTGATGCTCAAGTCCTTCAGCCCCGAGGAGACGAAGGAGACGATCTCGTTGCGGCGGGTGGCCGGGAAGATGAACTCCGGGTGGGCTGCGTAGTAGTCGAGCAGCGGTTTCTCGTAGCGCGACAACCGGAAGAAGTAGCTCTCCTCGGACAGGCGCTGCACCGGGTGTCCCTGGTCGGGACAGCGGCCGTCGACGATCTGCGAGTCGGGGTAGAAGGCCTCGCATCCCTTGCAGTACCACCCCTCGTAGCGCCCCTTGTAGATGTCGTCGCCGCGCCCGCGGATCCGGCCGTAGAGCTTCAGGACGCCCTGCTGGTGGCGCGGCTCGGTGGTGCGGATGAAATCGTCGTGTGTCATCCCCAGCCGCTTCCACAAGGCGTGGTAGCGTGCCACCACCTCGTCCGCCAGGGCGATCGGGGTCAGGTTGCGGGCGCGCGCCGAGTCCTCGATCTTCTGGCCATGCTCGTCGGTGCCGGTAAGGAAATAGACCTCGTCGCCGAGCAGGCGATGGAAGCGCGCCAGCACGTCGGCCACGACGGTGGTGTAGACATGCCCGATGTGGGGAGCATCGTTGACGTAGTAGATCGGCGTGGTGACGTAGAAGCGGCTCATCGGCGATGGTACTCCCGCACCGCCTCACGCTGGACCTCGCGCAGCGGCACGCCGTGCTGCAAGGCGGCGGCCCGGC belongs to Candidatus Polarisedimenticolia bacterium and includes:
- a CDS encoding SpoIIE family protein phosphatase, which produces MDFVVVTTAEGKAIRRDLDLPKISIGRSSKNELVLADLSLSRVHAEIYREGDRYLVRDAGSKNGTLLNDRQLSSPVVLKKGDRITLGSAQIWFNVEPQQRVEITDKPTPVAGTTVVPVEQLITDPTTLGGTSLLPERRTALPLEILQKAGEQLVATAPLDDLLHSIMDLVFQAVKPERGCLMLLNSSQSLEPKVVRDEKSGIAEEITLSRHIADMVVKGKQSVLTSDAMQDPRFEQGASIMAQGIRSAMCVPLWNSREVIGLVYVDSRIRSNSFTPADLRLLSNLANVAAVKIENNRLFEETLAVRALQRDLELAAQIQRNLMPRSCPPLLGYDIAGTNLPCRTVGGDTYDFLPREGNRLWVAVGDVAGKGLPAAMIMSHFQAMLRGLAEADRPLSQIAAVLNDRLTQTLSANQFISFFLAEIDPAGGVLRYVNAGHNPPMKVSTSGEVERLKGSGPVLGVVGGVPYPAHETSLSPGEILLLYSDGATESLNLAGEEFGEDRLIDCLKTVRAVESETGLNRLEESILGFCGGAARYDDITLLIIRRAA
- a CDS encoding matrixin family metalloprotease, with the protein product MRRGAARPGAFLLAAVLAAASIRPATGYIAIRNESFSNPPATWPIANLPLPTLISSAGSDNVPGSADTNAIIAAEQSWTAINTSYFAFAAPVVGTGTALNSTDGKNSIFFDETGAIFGAGSSVIAATNVAFTASTGIITDSDLVFNGTLTFSTATPTPVDTFDIQGIATHELGHMQGLDHPGIVSGVMFPIGADGQQFQRNLDSDDRLGVSALYPESAAGSGIAGLQAGDGDLVAATGSISGFTRTTSGLVVPGAHVVAQDANGLALVSDISRIDGSYLLTGLLPGGYQVFAEPMDGVLIEQDVNVSLFMNAFFPFVTTFLGGNASPTTVTVSAGATSSGNVIDMGAPYGTETESNGTSASANPVALEALTSGLVNPKADNDFFSFPGTTGDIITIDVDSSGDGCPLDPVLTLLSTNGTTQLATNDDFDGKGNDSRVGARLSATGTFFAKVVDFPTVNPNCPDDGPGSFYTIHVNKAIPETENNNTQPTANAAAIGQRRGGVISTASDVDFYSFTVNFGDRILAEVTANRAGSTLNPTLMLLAPSGALLAQSLDIGGGDVDSLIDFTFVPSADIPTLPATVALRVSQAAGAGAGAFYSLNIATDSLNTIYSGTKTLGTGLNPPVSADIFPKFITQGASFDLIVAGEGIPLDPADTITVSGISTFPTAGPDFGSDPPTGLDFLATSVNTASSVPGPHTIFTQNATLKSAMPGGLVVTPSAVPAEAGPIVYDGTQLSFIPPTGGIGTWNVYRGNLPLVDGNADGLADNYGSSFGCTRTSPLAADPAAPAVGGGFFYLVAERNSLGQGSLGQARTNAGGLLTRPASALTPACP
- the metG gene encoding methionine--tRNA ligase; its protein translation is MSRFYVTTPIYYVNDAPHIGHVYTTVVADVLARFHRLLGDEVYFLTGTDEHGQKIEDSARARNLTPIALADEVVARYHALWKRLGMTHDDFIRTTEPRHQQGVLKLYGRIRGRGDDIYKGRYEGWYCKGCEAFYPDSQIVDGRCPDQGHPVQRLSEESYFFRLSRYEKPLLDYYAAHPEFIFPATRRNEIVSFVSSGLKDLSISRTSFQWGIPFPDDPRHIFYVWFDALANYVTALDFAGEGKLYQRFWPADAQLVGKDILRFHAVYWPAFLMAAGLPLPKSIVAHGWWLSDSGKMSKSRGNVIEPNALLDDFGPDALRYFLMREMAFGQDAGYSDEALVDRTNSDLANDLGNLISRTLKLVENSFGGAIPDPGAGRPESSLAGVGRTAREGMVARFQEYDFSGGLARVWELVSATNRFLVEHEPWKLAGDPARRNELAGILYDACEALRVLGQLLSPVMPGAARELWRQLGLEADPSAGSLRELEWGKLPVGALTARGAGLFPRIDKKAYLGQPETPRPVPGGRPPAKTKESTVEESGIDIEEFRKVQLKVGKVVAAEKVEGAKKLLKLQVDLGTEVRQIISGIADKYAPESLVGKQIVLVANLKPATIRGVESRGMLLAAEDADGRATIVTFEEPVNVGATVR
- a CDS encoding TatD family hydrolase, with amino-acid sequence MRFVDSHAHLCLEAFDADREAVLARARQAGMTRLLCIGSMVGDAEAARDLAERHPDVFFAAGLHPHDARHWTEAIRDRLDSLASHPRFLALGEIGLDYHYNHSPPEAQRDVFRAQIRLARERGVPIVIHTREAHDDTLRILSEEKASEAGGVFHCFSGNTAMAEFAVSHGFRVSFSGSLTFKNSAALREIAAHLQAEALLTETDSPFLSPHPHRGKRNEPARTADVVACLAEIRGVTPEAMGEQTCRNFQLAFPRLRGEPFKS